In Acidovorax sp. GBBC 1281, a single window of DNA contains:
- a CDS encoding HPF/RaiA family ribosome-associated protein — protein MEIHINMGNGMDNRESLERWADAEIRKNLSRFNEGVRRVEVHLSDVNHDRGGADDKRCVIEALVPQHAPVVATHNAPTVDEAFRGAEAKLQRALDSALGKLKDQRDRTSIRTQPELLQP, from the coding sequence ATGGAAATTCACATCAACATGGGCAATGGCATGGACAACCGGGAGAGCCTGGAACGCTGGGCGGATGCGGAGATCCGCAAGAATCTGTCGCGGTTCAACGAAGGCGTGCGGCGCGTCGAGGTGCACCTGTCGGACGTTAACCATGACCGGGGCGGCGCAGACGACAAGCGCTGCGTGATCGAAGCGCTGGTGCCCCAGCATGCGCCTGTCGTTGCCACCCACAACGCACCCACGGTGGACGAAGCCTTCCGCGGCGCCGAAGCCAAGTTGCAACGCGCACTGGACAGCGCCCTCGGCAAGCTCAAGGACCAGCGCGATCGCACCTCGATCCGCACGCAGCCGGAATTGCTGCAGCCTTGA